One segment of Mycolicibacterium baixiangningiae DNA contains the following:
- a CDS encoding excinuclease ABC subunit UvrA — protein MTTTSDPPSDEHDPCVRVYGTRVHNLKGVDVAAPRDALVAFTGISGSGKSSLAFGTIYAEAQRRYFESVAPYARRLLLPTGAPKVDDITGLPPAVALQQRRGTATSRSTVGTVTTLSNLLRMLFSRAGTYPHGATERLDSDAFSPNTAVGACPECHGLGRIHQVTEETLVPDPSLTIREGAVAAWPGAWQGQNLRDILITLGYDIDKPWRKLPKRHRDWILFTDEQPTVEIDPGQHPVTADYHYNGTFSSAERHVRHTLANSQSATMRRRVLQYVNSVACGLCHGSGLRPEALRVTFAGRTIADYVAMPLAELADTLQPIAARTDAAAAFESTASGELTEVATMIATDLVARIQVLIDLGLGYLTLNRRTPTVSPGELQRLRLATQLRAGLFGVLYVLDEPSAGLHPADAEPLLDVLDRLRRAGNSVFLVEHDMDVVRRADWIVDVGPGAGELGGQILYSGPVPGLADISESVTGRYLFDTAPTRARSPRAPSEWLRLRGISSHNLRDVDVDLPLGVFTAVTGVSGSGKSTLVGKVLGDVVNRHLGRAVYQLDSDADGEDSDAEVVDLEHDASIGVSAEGVEAITRLVAVDQRPIGRTPRSTLATYTGLFDAVRREFAATPAARRKGWTAGRFSFNVAEGRCPTCQGEGFVSVELLFLPGTYGTCPTCQGARYNEATLGVRYRDRTIADVLAMTVDEASEFFADNAGASRSLTTLREVGLGYLRLGQPATELSGGEAQRIKLASELQRPRRGHTLYVLDEPTTGLHPADVDLLDAQLHRLVDAGNTVVVAEHEMRMVAGSDWVVDLGPGAGTDGGQVVATGTPQEVSRSERSRTAPYLAARLVTR, from the coding sequence ATGACGACCACCTCTGATCCGCCCAGCGACGAGCACGATCCGTGCGTGCGTGTCTATGGCACGCGGGTGCACAACCTCAAAGGCGTCGACGTCGCCGCTCCGCGTGACGCGCTCGTCGCGTTCACCGGCATCTCCGGGTCGGGCAAATCGTCGCTGGCGTTCGGCACCATCTACGCCGAGGCGCAACGCCGATACTTCGAGTCGGTCGCCCCGTACGCGCGGCGGTTACTGCTGCCGACCGGCGCCCCGAAGGTGGACGACATCACCGGGTTGCCGCCCGCGGTCGCGCTGCAGCAGCGGAGGGGGACGGCCACGTCGCGGTCGACGGTGGGCACCGTCACAACACTGTCCAACCTGCTGCGGATGCTGTTCTCGCGTGCAGGCACCTACCCGCACGGTGCTACCGAACGCCTGGACTCTGACGCGTTCTCACCGAACACCGCTGTCGGGGCATGCCCGGAGTGTCACGGCCTGGGCCGGATCCATCAGGTGACGGAGGAGACGCTGGTTCCCGATCCGTCGCTGACCATCCGGGAAGGCGCCGTCGCCGCGTGGCCGGGGGCGTGGCAGGGCCAGAACCTGCGCGACATCCTCATCACCCTCGGCTACGACATCGACAAGCCGTGGCGGAAACTGCCGAAGCGGCACCGTGATTGGATTCTCTTCACCGACGAGCAACCGACCGTCGAAATCGATCCGGGGCAGCACCCCGTCACCGCCGACTACCACTACAACGGGACGTTCTCGAGTGCGGAACGTCACGTCCGGCACACCCTGGCCAACTCGCAGAGCGCGACGATGCGCCGCCGGGTGCTGCAGTACGTCAACAGCGTCGCGTGCGGGTTGTGTCACGGGTCGGGACTGCGCCCGGAAGCGTTGAGGGTCACCTTCGCGGGCCGCACGATCGCCGACTACGTGGCGATGCCGCTGGCCGAACTCGCCGACACGCTACAACCGATCGCCGCGCGCACCGATGCGGCGGCGGCGTTCGAGTCGACGGCGTCCGGTGAGCTGACCGAGGTCGCCACGATGATCGCCACCGACCTCGTCGCCCGCATCCAGGTGCTCATCGACCTGGGCCTGGGTTATCTGACACTCAACCGCCGCACCCCGACCGTCTCGCCGGGGGAACTGCAACGGCTCCGGTTGGCCACTCAGCTGCGCGCCGGGCTGTTCGGGGTGCTCTACGTCCTCGACGAACCGTCCGCGGGTCTGCACCCCGCCGACGCCGAGCCCCTGCTGGACGTGCTGGATCGCCTTCGGCGAGCTGGCAATTCGGTGTTCTTGGTCGAACACGACATGGACGTGGTGCGCCGCGCCGACTGGATCGTCGACGTCGGTCCCGGCGCAGGCGAACTCGGCGGGCAGATCCTCTACAGCGGTCCGGTGCCGGGTCTCGCCGACATCAGTGAATCGGTCACCGGCAGATACCTCTTCGACACCGCACCGACGAGGGCCCGGTCGCCGCGCGCACCGTCGGAATGGCTACGGCTGCGGGGGATTTCGTCGCACAACCTGCGCGACGTCGACGTCGACCTGCCTCTCGGCGTCTTCACCGCGGTCACCGGTGTGTCGGGATCGGGTAAGTCGACGCTCGTGGGGAAAGTGCTCGGCGACGTGGTGAACCGCCATCTGGGCCGCGCGGTGTACCAGCTGGATTCCGACGCCGACGGCGAGGACTCAGACGCCGAGGTCGTCGACCTCGAGCACGATGCGTCCATCGGTGTGAGCGCCGAAGGAGTGGAGGCGATCACCCGGTTGGTGGCGGTCGACCAGCGGCCGATCGGGCGGACCCCCCGCTCGACGCTGGCCACCTACACCGGACTCTTCGACGCCGTCCGGCGCGAGTTCGCGGCGACGCCCGCGGCTCGTCGGAAAGGCTGGACAGCGGGCCGGTTCTCGTTCAACGTCGCCGAGGGCCGCTGCCCGACCTGTCAGGGCGAAGGCTTCGTATCGGTCGAATTGCTTTTCCTGCCAGGCACATACGGCACCTGCCCGACGTGTCAGGGAGCTCGCTACAACGAGGCCACCCTGGGGGTGCGATACCGCGACCGCACGATCGCCGATGTGCTCGCGATGACCGTCGACGAGGCGTCGGAGTTCTTCGCCGACAACGCGGGCGCCTCGCGCAGCCTGACGACGCTGCGCGAGGTGGGGCTCGGCTATCTGCGGCTCGGGCAACCCGCGACTGAACTGTCCGGCGGTGAGGCGCAGCGCATCAAACTGGCGTCGGAGCTTCAACGGCCCCGGCGCGGTCACACGCTCTACGTGCTGGACGAACCCACCACCGGGCTGCACCCGGCCGATGTGGACCTGCTCGATGCACAGCTGCACCGCCTCGTCGATGCGGGCAACACGGTCGTGGTGGCCGAACACGAGATGCGGATGGTCGCGGGGTCGGACTGGGTCGTCGACCTCGGACCCGGCGCGGGCACCGACGGCGGGCAGGTGGTCGCGACGGGAACGCCGCAGGAGGTAAGTAGGTCCGAGCGCAGCCGTACCGCTCCGTACCTGGCCGCGCGCCTGGTCACCCGGTGA
- a CDS encoding TetR/AcrR family transcriptional regulator gives MKAGLAVPVDKIARRAGVGAGTIYRHFPTKEALYAAVVEHRLHEMADRGRQLLTSGDPGEALFAFLRAMTLEWAASDHVLIDALAGWGIDVHTVTPEADRAARALLAELLAAGQEAGTVRSDVDVPELKAILVGCQAIGAYDGDVAERATTVVMDGLRPR, from the coding sequence ATGAAAGCGGGACTTGCGGTCCCGGTCGACAAGATCGCCCGGCGCGCCGGCGTCGGCGCCGGCACGATCTACCGTCACTTTCCCACCAAAGAGGCGTTGTACGCGGCCGTCGTCGAACACCGTCTCCACGAGATGGCCGACCGGGGCAGGCAGCTGCTGACATCCGGCGACCCCGGCGAGGCGCTGTTCGCGTTCCTGCGGGCGATGACGCTGGAGTGGGCTGCCTCCGACCACGTGCTGATCGATGCGCTGGCCGGGTGGGGTATCGACGTCCACACCGTCACCCCCGAAGCGGACCGCGCCGCCCGCGCGCTGCTCGCCGAGCTGCTGGCCGCCGGGCAGGAGGCGGGTACCGTTCGAAGTGACGTCGATGTGCCCGAACTCAAGGCGATCCTGGTCGGGTGCCAGGCCATCGGCGCGTACGACGGCGATGTCGCCGAACGGGCGACCACCGTGGTGATGGACGGTTTGCGCCCGCGCTGA
- a CDS encoding SDR family NAD(P)-dependent oxidoreductase: protein MPKWTAADIPAQSGRTAVITGANTGLGLATAKALAAHGAHVVLAVRDTEKGKKAADEIAAAQPGATVTLQSLDLGSLRSVRAAADELNTAFPRIDLLINNAGVMYPPKQTTEDGFELQFGTNHLGHFALTGLLLENLLAVPDSRVVTVSSVGHRIQAAIHFDDLQWERSYSRVGAYGQSKLANLLFTYELQRRLGETGTIAVAAHPGLSNTELMRHLPSVFNPLVPLVAQSPAMGALPTLRAATDPEVRGGQYYGPSGIGETRGYPKLVGSSSQSRDEALARRLWAVSEQLTGVTFPL from the coding sequence ATGCCGAAGTGGACCGCAGCCGACATCCCCGCCCAGTCAGGCCGCACCGCGGTCATCACCGGCGCCAACACCGGCCTCGGCCTGGCCACCGCCAAAGCGCTGGCCGCCCACGGCGCACACGTCGTGCTCGCGGTGCGCGACACCGAGAAGGGCAAGAAGGCCGCCGACGAGATCGCCGCCGCCCAGCCGGGCGCAACAGTCACGCTCCAGAGCCTCGACCTCGGTTCGCTCCGGTCGGTCCGCGCCGCGGCCGACGAACTCAACACCGCGTTCCCGCGCATCGACCTGCTGATCAACAACGCCGGGGTGATGTACCCGCCGAAGCAGACCACCGAGGACGGTTTCGAGCTGCAGTTCGGCACCAACCACCTCGGCCACTTCGCACTCACCGGGCTGCTGCTGGAAAACCTGCTGGCGGTACCGGATTCGCGGGTGGTGACGGTCAGCAGCGTCGGGCACCGCATCCAGGCCGCCATCCACTTCGACGACCTGCAGTGGGAACGCAGCTACAGCCGGGTCGGCGCCTACGGACAGTCGAAGCTGGCGAACCTGCTGTTCACCTACGAGCTGCAGCGCCGCCTCGGCGAGACCGGCACCATCGCCGTGGCCGCCCACCCGGGTCTGTCCAACACCGAGCTGATGCGACACCTCCCGTCCGTCTTCAACCCGCTGGTTCCCCTCGTCGCCCAGAGCCCGGCGATGGGCGCCCTGCCCACGCTGCGGGCCGCGACCGACCCCGAGGTGCGCGGCGGGCAGTACTACGGGCCGAGCGGCATCGGCGAAACGCGCGGGTACCCGAAGCTCGTCGGTTCCAGCAGCCAGTCACGCGACGAAGCGCTGGCGCGCCGGCTGTGGGCGGTCTCCGAACAGCTCACCGGAGTGACGTTTCCGCTCTAG
- the groL gene encoding chaperonin GroEL (60 kDa chaperone family; promotes refolding of misfolded polypeptides especially under stressful conditions; forms two stacked rings of heptamers to form a barrel-shaped 14mer; ends can be capped by GroES; misfolded proteins enter the barrel where they are refolded when GroES binds), translating into MAKTIAYDEEARRGLERGLNALADAVKVTLGPKGRNVVLEKKWGAPTITNDGVSIAKEIELEDPYEKIGAELVKEVAKKTDDVAGDGTTTATVLAQALVREGLRNVAAGANPLGLKRGIEKAVEKITETLLASAKEIDTKEQIAATAGISAGDQSIGDLIAEAMDKVGNEGVITVEESNTFGLQLELTEGMRFDKGYISGYFVTDAERQEAVLEDPYILLVSSKVSTVKDLLPLLEKVIQSGKPLLIIAEDVEGEALSTLVVNKIRGTFKSVAVKAPGFGDRRKAMLQDMAILTGGQVVSEEVGLSLETADVSLLGKARKIVVTKDETTIVEGSGDAEAIQGRVAQIRAEIENSDSDYDREKLQERLAKLAGGVAVIKAGAATEVELKERKHRIEDAVRNAKAAVEEGIVAGGGVALLQAAPSLDELNLTGDEATGANIVRVALSAPLKQIAFNGGLEPGVVAEKVTNSPAGTGLNAATGEYEDLLKAGVADPVKVTRSALQNAASIAALFLTTEAVVADKPEKSAAPAGDPTGGMGGMDF; encoded by the coding sequence ATGGCCAAGACAATTGCGTACGACGAAGAGGCCCGCCGCGGCCTCGAGCGGGGTCTCAACGCCCTCGCCGACGCCGTAAAGGTGACGTTGGGCCCCAAGGGTCGCAACGTCGTGCTGGAGAAGAAGTGGGGCGCCCCCACGATCACCAACGATGGTGTGTCCATCGCCAAGGAGATCGAGCTGGAGGACCCGTACGAGAAGATCGGCGCTGAGCTGGTCAAAGAGGTCGCCAAGAAGACCGACGACGTCGCAGGCGACGGCACCACCACAGCCACCGTGCTCGCCCAGGCGCTCGTGCGCGAGGGTCTGCGCAACGTGGCCGCCGGAGCGAACCCGCTCGGCCTCAAGCGCGGCATCGAGAAGGCCGTCGAGAAGATCACCGAGACGCTGCTGGCCTCTGCCAAGGAGATCGACACCAAGGAGCAGATCGCTGCCACCGCCGGGATCTCCGCCGGTGACCAGTCCATCGGTGACCTGATCGCCGAGGCCATGGACAAGGTCGGCAACGAGGGTGTCATCACCGTCGAGGAGTCGAACACCTTCGGCCTGCAGCTCGAGCTCACCGAGGGTATGCGCTTCGACAAGGGCTACATCTCGGGTTACTTCGTCACCGACGCCGAGCGTCAGGAAGCGGTCCTCGAGGATCCGTACATCCTGCTCGTGTCGTCCAAGGTGTCGACCGTCAAGGACCTGCTGCCGCTGCTGGAGAAGGTCATCCAGTCCGGCAAGCCGCTGCTGATCATCGCCGAGGACGTCGAGGGCGAAGCCCTGTCGACCCTGGTGGTCAACAAGATCCGCGGCACCTTCAAGTCCGTCGCCGTCAAGGCTCCGGGCTTCGGTGACCGCCGCAAGGCGATGCTGCAGGACATGGCGATCCTCACCGGTGGCCAGGTCGTCAGCGAAGAGGTCGGCCTGTCCCTGGAGACCGCCGACGTCTCGCTGCTGGGCAAGGCCCGCAAGATCGTGGTGACCAAGGACGAGACCACCATCGTGGAGGGTTCCGGCGACGCCGAGGCCATCCAGGGCCGCGTGGCGCAGATCCGTGCCGAGATCGAGAACAGCGATTCCGACTACGACCGCGAGAAGCTGCAGGAGCGCCTGGCCAAGCTGGCCGGCGGTGTTGCGGTGATCAAGGCCGGAGCTGCCACCGAGGTGGAGCTCAAGGAGCGCAAGCACCGCATCGAAGATGCCGTGCGTAACGCCAAGGCTGCCGTCGAAGAGGGCATCGTCGCCGGTGGCGGCGTCGCGCTGCTGCAGGCGGCTCCGTCGCTGGATGAGCTCAACCTCACCGGTGACGAGGCGACCGGTGCCAACATCGTCCGCGTGGCGCTGTCGGCTCCGCTGAAGCAGATCGCCTTCAACGGTGGGCTCGAGCCCGGCGTTGTCGCCGAGAAGGTCACCAACTCGCCCGCCGGGACCGGCCTCAACGCCGCGACCGGTGAGTACGAGGACCTGCTCAAGGCCGGCGTCGCCGACCCGGTGAAGGTCACCCGCTCGGCGCTGCAGAACGCAGCCTCGATCGCGGCGCTGTTCCTCACCACCGAGGCCGTCGTCGCCGACAAGCCGGAGAAGTCGGCCGCACCTGCGGGCGACCCGACCGGTGGCATGGGCGGTATGGACTTCTAA
- a CDS encoding cupin domain-containing protein produces the protein MSLVVPPYPPPRYTKDEPEVSAWLKRGDEPPDYDSFGLVQYHYLADQDATGGDYGLYRVEIAPRGGGPGPHFHRAMSEAFFVLSGSIRLYDGTDWKDGTKNDFLYVPPGGIHGFRNEADEAASLLMLFAPGAPREHYFEGLAQLGELTDDERREWFVKNDNFFVE, from the coding sequence GTGTCCCTGGTCGTGCCGCCCTATCCCCCGCCGCGCTACACCAAGGACGAACCGGAGGTCAGCGCGTGGCTCAAGCGCGGAGACGAGCCGCCGGACTACGACTCCTTCGGTCTGGTCCAGTACCACTATCTCGCCGACCAGGACGCGACCGGCGGGGATTACGGCCTCTACCGCGTGGAGATCGCCCCGCGCGGCGGCGGACCGGGGCCGCATTTCCACCGCGCCATGTCCGAGGCGTTCTTCGTGCTGTCGGGCAGCATCAGGCTCTACGACGGCACCGACTGGAAGGACGGCACGAAGAACGACTTCCTCTACGTGCCGCCCGGTGGCATCCACGGCTTCCGCAACGAGGCCGACGAGGCCGCGTCGCTCCTGATGCTGTTCGCTCCGGGCGCCCCGCGTGAGCACTACTTCGAAGGCCTGGCCCAGCTCGGCGAGCTGACCGACGACGAGCGCCGAGAGTGGTTCGTCAAGAACGACAACTTCTTCGTCGAGTGA